The Equus przewalskii isolate Varuska unplaced genomic scaffold, EquPr2 ChrUn-10, whole genome shotgun sequence genome window below encodes:
- the LOC103547942 gene encoding cornulin produces the protein MPQLLRNINGIIEAFERYARTEGDCAVLSRGELKRLLEHEFADVIVKPHDPATVDEVLRLLDEDDTGTVEFKEFLVLVFKVAQACFKTLSESPEGACGSQESGSHPSGASQELGEGRRSSTEVGRVGKGQRHEGSSGGQSEQASRGQGGTGTQTQGQDISSTQVSDHDKQSESQRQQRESQQTQSRGHVEQPQRVGEDNGPQTRELGSERQSQTREQDRAHQTSETVSGTITQTQTGATQTMEQERSHQTGSTGTQPQESMYGQTRRTETHSQDRSQTSQVVTGGHIQTQAGVTQTVEQDRSCQTGSTGTQPQESICGQTRGTETHSQDRSQTSQVVTGHIQRQAGSHTQTVEQDRSQQTGSTGTQPRESTYGQTRGTETHSQDRSQTSQVVTRGHIQTQAGATQTVEQDRSHQTGSTSTQPQESTYGQTRGAEIHTQHRSQTSQVVTRGHIQTQARSHTQTVEQDRSHQTGSTSTQPQESTCGQTRGTETHSQDRSQTSQVVTGHIQTQAGSHTQTVEQDRSHQTGSTGTQPRESTYGQTRGAEIHTQDRSQTSQVETGGHTQTQAGSHTQTVEQDRNQTSSHIGSREQGQTQTQSGSGQRRTQVSNYEAGETVLGGQAQTGASTHSSCSVTGGQREREPTVVNQEWVDDQTRTIVIQRQDQGSVHTSVPSAQGQEAAQPEGKRGITARGLYSYFKSTKP, from the exons ATGCCTCAGTTACTGCGAAACATTAACGGGATCATCGAAGCCTTCGAACGCTACGCCAGGACGGAGGGCGACTGCGCGGTTCTCAGCCGGGGCGAGCTGAAAAGGCTCTTGGAGCATGAGTTTGCTGACGTCATCGTG AAACCCCACGATCCGGCCACTGTGGACGAAGTCCTGCGCCTGCTGGACGAAGATGACACGGGGACTGTGGAATTCAAGGAGTTCCTGGTCTTGGTGTTTAAAGTCGCCCAGGCCTGTTTCAAGACACTGAGTGAGAGTCCTGAGGGGGCGTGTGGATCTCAAGAGTCTGGAAGCCACCCCTCTGGGGCCTCACAAGAGCTGGGGGAAGGACGGAGAAGCAGCACTGAAGTGGGAAGGGTTGGGAAAGGACAGCGTCATGAGGGGAGCAGTGGTGGACAGAGTGAGCAGGCTTCCAGAGGGCAGGGTGGGACTGGGACTCAGACTCAGGGTCAGGACATCAGCTCTACTCAGGTCAGTGACCATGACAAGCAGTCTGAGTCCCAGCGACAGCAGAGAGAGAGCCAGCAGACACAAAGCAGGGGGCATGTAGAGCAGCCCCAGAGAGTAGGGGAAGACAACGGTCCTCAGACAAGAGAGCTGGGGTCAGAGAGACAGTCGCAGACCAGGGAACAGGACAGAGCCCACCAGACAAGTGAGACCGTGAGTGGAACCATAACTCAGACCCAGACAGGTGCCACCCAGACCATGGAGCAGGAAAGGAGCCATCAGACAGGAAGCACTGGCACCCAGCCCCAGGAGTCCATGTATGGCCAGACCAGAAGAACTGAGACCCACAGTCAAGACAGGAGCCAGACCAGCCAGGTAGTGACAGGGGGACATATTCAGACACAGGCAGGTGTCACCCAGACTGTGGAGCAGGACAGGAGCTGTCAGACAGGAAGCACAGGCACCCAGCCCCAGGAGTCCATCTGTGGCCAGACCAGAGGAACTGAGACCCACAGTCAAGACAGGAGCCAGACGAGCCAAGTGGTGACAGGACACATTCAGAGACAGGCGGGGTCACACACACAGACTGTGGAGCAGGACAGGAGCCAACAGACAGGAAGCACTGGCACCCAGCCCCGGGAGTCCACGTATGGCCAGACTAGAGGAACGGAGACCCACAGTCAAGACAGGAGCCAGACAAGCCAGGTAGTGACAAGAGGACACATTCAGACACAGGCAGGTGCCACCCAGACTGTGGAGCAGGACAGGAGCCATCAGACAGGAAGCACCAGCACCCAGCCACAGGAGTCCACATATGGCCAGACCAGAGGAGCTGAGATCCACACTCAACATAGGAGCCAGACAAGTCAGGTAGTGACAAGAGGACACATTCAGACGCAGGCAAGGTCACACACCCAGACTGTGGAGCAGGACAGGAGCCATCAGACGGGAAGCACCAGCACCCAGCCACAGGAGTCCACCTGTGGCCAGACCAGAGGAACTGAGACCCACAGTCAAGACAGGAGCCAGACGAGCCAAGTGGTGACAGGACACATTCAGACACAGGCAGGGTCACACACACAGACTGTGGAGCAGGACAGGAGCCATCAGACGGGAAGTACTGGCACCCAGCCCAGGGAGTCCACATATGGCCAGACCAGGGGGGCTGAAATCCACACTCAAGACAGGAGCCAGACAAGCCAGGTAGAGACAGGGGGACACACTCAGACACAGGCAGGGTCACACACCCAGACTGTGGAGCAGGACAGAAACCAAACTTCAAGCCATATAGGGTCTAGAGAACAGGGACAGACCCAGACACAGTCAGGCAGTGGTCAAAGAAGGACACAAGTGAGCAACTATGAGGCAGGAGAGACAGTGCTGGGAGGACAGGCCCAGACTGGGGCAAGCACTCACTCAAGCTGCAGTGTgacaggagggcagagagagagagagcccacaGTAGTTAACCAGGAGTGGGTTGATGACCAGACAAGGACGATAGTGATCCAAAGGCAGGACCAGGGGAGCGTGCACACAAGCGTGCCTTCAGCACAGGGCCAGGAGGCAGCCCAGCCAGAAGGGAAGCGAGGTATCACAGCCAGGGGGCTGTATTCCTACTTCAAAAGCACCAAGCCATGA